One segment of candidate division WOR-3 bacterium DNA contains the following:
- a CDS encoding CapA family protein has protein sequence MNMIILLSLLCSQRVFFDPVLITDDYIYDKFGFRQVTVEAPDRSVVITLAGDINMSASKTYVDSGGAVSSRGVLTFSVFSDSIKGQINGDINYCNLETVVLNDNTLRHADKSFCFRMHTNAFRHLLGLGFNLFGLANNHMEDYGAQGIIQTIDNISALQSDFTFSFAGAGKNYEESVKPSVFEVKGHTFAFSSIGISGLPATRYGAGVALTSFCDRVLQELSVAEADYRILAVHAGLERNEFVTQIQTSVFRKALDEYKIDLVVGTHPHIVQGVEYNDGRIAFYSLGNFLMLGARDMSTVENSYCKKDFGLFVRIYLSDSLDLDSVTVHPVFNMHFQPYFLVDSVSVRRRIDWLNRISFQPYLSPGGEKVHFESDGSRGIFVP, from the coding sequence ATGAACATGATCATACTGCTGTCTCTGCTTTGCAGTCAAAGGGTGTTTTTCGATCCGGTTCTGATAACCGATGACTACATTTACGATAAATTCGGTTTCAGGCAGGTCACAGTAGAAGCTCCAGACAGGTCTGTTGTGATAACTTTGGCCGGAGATATAAACATGTCGGCGTCGAAAACTTACGTTGACTCAGGTGGTGCGGTTTCGAGCAGGGGAGTCCTCACTTTTTCCGTCTTCAGCGACTCCATAAAAGGACAAATCAACGGAGACATTAACTACTGCAATCTCGAAACCGTAGTTCTGAACGACAATACTCTCAGACATGCAGACAAGAGTTTTTGTTTCAGGATGCACACCAACGCTTTTCGTCACCTTCTCGGGTTAGGCTTCAACCTTTTCGGTCTTGCAAACAACCACATGGAAGATTACGGTGCCCAGGGTATAATCCAGACCATTGATAACATTTCGGCACTGCAGTCGGATTTCACGTTTTCTTTCGCAGGCGCCGGGAAAAATTATGAAGAATCTGTCAAACCGTCTGTTTTTGAGGTAAAAGGTCACACGTTCGCGTTTTCGAGCATAGGCATTTCCGGTCTGCCGGCGACGAGGTACGGAGCAGGTGTCGCTCTGACTTCATTCTGCGACAGAGTACTTCAGGAATTGTCTGTGGCCGAAGCCGATTACAGAATACTTGCCGTTCACGCCGGTCTTGAGAGAAACGAATTTGTGACTCAGATACAGACATCGGTCTTCAGAAAAGCTCTCGACGAATACAAGATAGATCTCGTCGTCGGCACGCACCCTCACATAGTTCAGGGCGTCGAATACAACGACGGAAGAATAGCCTTCTACAGTCTCGGAAACTTCCTTATGCTCGGCGCGCGCGACATGTCAACGGTCGAAAACTCTTACTGTAAAAAAGACTTCGGACTGTTCGTAAGAATCTATCTGTCGGATTCCCTCGATCTCGACTCAGTGACCGTACACCCTGTCTTCAACATGCATTTTCAGCCGTATTTTCTCGTGGACTCGGTTTCGGTGAGAAGGAGAATAGACTGGCTCAACAGGATAAGCTTTCAGCCTTATCTCAGTCCCGGCGGTGAAAAAGTGCATTTCGAAAGCGACGGCAGCAGAGGGATTTTTGTCCCTTAA
- a CDS encoding VTT domain-containing protein yields MKHYLKNVSARQKIFQISLIIIVVALSVLILIFRNRIEYLKDYGYAGLFLISVLSSASIILPVPGLFLVFTFGAVLNPVLVGVVSGVGSAAGEITGYLLGYGGRIAVEDGEKYRKISGWMKKWGGLTIVVLAFIPNPLFDVAGIVSGMLRYPLWKFLLYSLVGRIPKHIIFAYAGFYSLYYFL; encoded by the coding sequence ATGAAACACTATTTAAAAAACGTCTCTGCGAGACAGAAAATATTTCAGATATCATTGATAATTATTGTCGTCGCATTGAGCGTTCTCATTTTGATTTTCAGGAACAGAATTGAATATCTGAAGGATTACGGTTACGCAGGTCTTTTTCTCATCTCCGTTCTCAGCTCGGCGAGTATAATACTTCCAGTCCCCGGACTTTTTCTGGTTTTTACCTTCGGAGCGGTCCTGAATCCCGTTTTAGTCGGGGTGGTATCAGGCGTCGGTTCCGCAGCCGGTGAGATAACCGGATACCTTCTCGGATACGGCGGCAGGATAGCTGTCGAAGACGGAGAAAAGTACAGAAAAATATCAGGTTGGATGAAAAAATGGGGCGGTCTGACGATTGTCGTCCTGGCTTTCATTCCCAACCCCCTTTTTGATGTAGCGGGGATAGTATCGGGCATGTTGAGGTATCCTCTTTGGAAGTTCCTTTTGTACAGCCTTGTTGGCAGAATACCGAAACATATCATATTCGCTTACGCCGGGTTTTACAGTTTGTACTACTTTTTGTGA